A single window of Sphingobacterium sp. ML3W DNA harbors:
- a CDS encoding FecR family protein, whose amino-acid sequence MNNMKNKRMELLAHKWLEDRITPEEVAEFNSWYSEGLDQPIFIAVDYAHSDQHLRNRIFNIIEKEISKRRRSGMWLRTVAAVFAVMTIGVGIYLYSKQDQETVMTTGSTVDIPPGSDEATLILGDGSRIALSDAENGKLANQGGVAVSKTADGQLVYRIAGGDDSQPTSAVVYNSIETPQGGQYQVLLPDGTRVWLNAASSFRYPTAFPKSGRREVQLTYGEAYFEVSPNTEQPFVVATGRQQLEVLGTRFNVNAYPEDPLIKTTLLEGKVKVTDRLSKEQVLLRPGQQAQLNGLGIRVKTLSETNLELWKDGKFTFDNEPMRSIMQQIARWYKVRIVYEDPVQDVRLTGSVSRFDQLSTLLEKLEQTGLVRFKREGDRLIVMKP is encoded by the coding sequence ATGAACAATATGAAAAATAAACGTATGGAATTGCTGGCCCACAAATGGTTGGAAGATCGCATCACTCCAGAGGAGGTAGCCGAATTCAATAGTTGGTATAGCGAAGGGTTGGATCAACCCATTTTTATTGCCGTAGATTATGCACATTCAGATCAGCACCTACGCAATCGGATTTTTAATATCATAGAAAAAGAGATAAGTAAAAGAAGGAGGAGCGGCATGTGGTTACGTACGGTGGCAGCAGTTTTTGCCGTGATGACCATCGGCGTAGGTATCTACCTGTACAGCAAACAAGACCAAGAAACAGTAATGACCACAGGCAGTACAGTAGATATACCGCCAGGCTCGGACGAAGCGACCTTGATACTCGGCGATGGTAGTCGTATCGCGCTATCAGATGCTGAAAATGGAAAGCTCGCTAATCAGGGAGGGGTAGCTGTATCCAAGACCGCCGACGGGCAGTTGGTGTACCGTATCGCTGGAGGTGATGATTCGCAGCCAACAAGTGCTGTGGTTTACAATAGTATAGAAACTCCACAAGGCGGTCAGTATCAAGTGTTGTTGCCTGATGGCACCCGAGTTTGGCTCAATGCCGCTTCCTCCTTTCGTTATCCCACAGCCTTTCCCAAATCAGGGCGCAGAGAAGTACAGCTCACCTATGGCGAAGCCTACTTTGAAGTCAGCCCCAATACGGAGCAACCCTTTGTAGTCGCTACTGGGCGGCAGCAGCTGGAAGTGTTGGGTACACGATTCAATGTCAATGCCTATCCCGAAGATCCGTTAATCAAGACCACCTTATTGGAGGGCAAAGTCAAGGTCACCGATCGTCTGTCCAAAGAGCAGGTACTGTTACGTCCAGGGCAGCAAGCACAGCTCAATGGCTTGGGTATCCGTGTCAAAACACTGAGCGAGACCAATCTGGAGCTTTGGAAAGACGGTAAGTTCACGTTCGACAATGAACCCATGCGGTCAATCATGCAGCAGATAGCACGCTGGTATAAGGTGCGGATCGTGTATGAAGACCCCGTGCAAGATGTTCGACTCACGGGCTCGGTATCCCGCTTTGATCAGCTGTCCACTTTGCTCGAAAAACTCGAGCAAACTGGATTGGTCCGATTTAAACGAGAAGGCGACCGTCTGATCGTGATGAAGCCATAG
- a CDS encoding RNA polymerase sigma-70 factor, with amino-acid sequence MSGEIGKLSDEELILMLKAGSNPAFTELYDRYWKKLFTAAANKVYNLEEAEDIVQQIFISIWNRREELEIHTSLSSYLSVAVKYRVLKYLNASFKYQHISDIVAESVLSELSDDSTQQWLAFQEVNQRLQLLVEGLPERCRLVYEMSRIEGRSHKEIAASLDLSEKTIEWYITRALKTIKTGLKDFFITL; translated from the coding sequence ATGAGCGGTGAGATAGGCAAACTTTCGGATGAGGAGCTCATCCTGATGTTAAAGGCGGGCAGCAACCCTGCTTTCACCGAATTGTACGATCGCTATTGGAAGAAGCTGTTTACCGCAGCTGCCAATAAGGTATACAATTTGGAGGAAGCCGAGGATATCGTTCAGCAGATATTTATCAGTATCTGGAATCGTAGGGAAGAGTTGGAAATCCATACCTCCCTAAGTTCGTACCTCTCGGTTGCGGTCAAATATCGAGTGCTTAAATACCTTAATGCGAGCTTCAAGTATCAGCATATCAGCGATATTGTTGCTGAATCTGTACTCTCCGAGTTATCGGACGATTCTACCCAGCAATGGCTGGCGTTTCAGGAAGTCAACCAGCGGCTACAGCTACTGGTTGAGGGGTTGCCAGAGCGGTGCCGGCTCGTCTACGAGATGAGCCGCATCGAAGGGCGCAGCCATAAAGAGATCGCCGCTTCGCTCGACCTCTCCGAAAAGACCATCGAGTGGTACATCACCAGGGCCCTTAAAACCATCAAGACCGGATTAAAAGATTTTTTTATCACCCTTTAA
- a CDS encoding RagB/SusD family nutrient uptake outer membrane protein, whose amino-acid sequence MKLKFTYILLAVTLLSTSCKKDLLDTNPTTAVAESEIYKTTTGVETVVNGTWGYLNDTYFTYANPGYTAILRTSDAMGSDVAVTTKYGYRDAYTFTELYDNTTYRNRSFWTLLYKVINNANNVIAKVDGAEGSVQDKDRLKGQAKVLRAFAYLNLASFYQFSYQKDKTALTVPIYTEPTTIETEGQPRATLEQLYTLILSDLKDSETLLANYSRPKKYKINENVVQGLLARTYLQTGEWKLAAAAAEKARQGFDLMAPAKYEEGFNSLDNSEWIWGHQQTNEQNTASYTFHYLDVSSPGSYYYSYMADPYFKALFDTNDIRYRLFEWDPLEGREGFLRYKKFKLTANLIGDIVYMRAAEMYLIEAEGYARSGEEGKAIAALNTLRTARSAKLFNSTEGKDLIAEILIERRKELWGEGFSLSDIIRTQGKVARKLFIDDTGKPIQVQITKEDGSTKTVNGQGHRTVKFPNGTDFVANSPYYLFAIPFEELDKNPNL is encoded by the coding sequence ATGAAATTAAAATTTACCTATATACTTTTAGCAGTTACCTTATTGAGCACCTCTTGTAAAAAAGATTTGCTCGATACCAACCCAACAACTGCTGTGGCCGAGTCGGAGATCTACAAGACTACGACCGGTGTAGAGACCGTGGTAAACGGAACCTGGGGTTACCTCAACGATACCTATTTCACCTATGCCAATCCAGGCTATACGGCTATCTTACGCACCAGTGATGCGATGGGGAGCGATGTTGCCGTAACCACCAAATATGGTTACCGCGATGCTTACACTTTTACAGAGCTTTACGACAATACGACCTATCGCAACAGATCGTTCTGGACCTTATTGTATAAAGTGATCAACAATGCCAATAATGTCATCGCTAAAGTGGATGGTGCAGAAGGCAGCGTTCAAGATAAAGATAGGCTGAAGGGCCAAGCCAAAGTATTACGTGCATTTGCGTACCTGAATCTGGCTTCTTTCTACCAATTCAGTTATCAAAAAGATAAAACAGCGTTGACGGTTCCGATCTATACCGAGCCTACCACCATCGAGACCGAGGGACAGCCTCGCGCTACCTTAGAGCAATTGTATACCTTGATCCTAAGCGATCTAAAGGATAGCGAAACGCTATTGGCCAACTACAGCCGTCCGAAAAAATATAAGATCAACGAAAACGTTGTTCAGGGGCTTTTGGCACGTACCTACCTACAGACAGGCGAGTGGAAATTAGCAGCAGCAGCAGCAGAAAAGGCACGACAAGGCTTTGACCTGATGGCACCAGCAAAATACGAAGAAGGGTTCAATAGCCTGGACAATTCAGAATGGATCTGGGGACATCAGCAGACCAACGAGCAGAATACTGCCAGTTATACGTTCCACTATTTGGATGTATCCTCTCCAGGATCGTATTACTACAGCTATATGGCAGATCCTTATTTCAAAGCTTTATTTGATACCAATGATATCCGTTACCGTTTATTCGAATGGGATCCATTAGAAGGACGCGAAGGATTTTTAAGGTATAAAAAATTCAAATTAACGGCCAACCTGATCGGCGATATCGTATACATGCGTGCCGCAGAGATGTACTTGATCGAAGCCGAAGGTTATGCACGTTCAGGCGAAGAAGGTAAAGCCATTGCAGCCTTGAATACCTTACGTACTGCGCGTAGCGCCAAGCTTTTCAACAGTACCGAAGGAAAAGATCTGATTGCCGAGATTTTGATCGAGCGTCGTAAAGAACTTTGGGGCGAAGGCTTCTCCCTATCGGATATCATCCGTACACAAGGAAAAGTCGCGCGAAAATTGTTCATCGATGATACAGGCAAACCGATCCAGGTGCAGATCACCAAGGAAGACGGTAGCACCAAAACGGTCAATGGACAAGGACACCGTACGGTGAAATTCCCGAATGGAACCGATTTTGTGGCCAATAGCCCCTATTATCTATTCGCCATACCATTTGAAGAGCTAGACAAAAATCCTAATCTATAG
- a CDS encoding SusC/RagA family TonB-linked outer membrane protein: MQLTNKYFPLLATVLTVSSMSHLHAQQRNVQGRVTDAVTGKPLAAVSVQVSGQSSGTTTNQNGEFTLQSPTSTDALIEFSYIGYETQRVKADGANLSIALQITSQNLDEVVVVAYGTSKRSNITGSVSTISSKAIENRQVSSISKALEGQIPGLQSVASSGQPGTDAAIRIRGIGSINASSAPLFVVDGNPFAGDINSINPNDIQSISVLKDAASSALYGSRGANGVIIITTKSGRSSENTAINLNFTQGYSGRAVRDYDQVSTDDYFQMYWEALRNKNLTNGLTAAQAATNATNSVITDLNKNPYGSAFPQPVGLDGKLVPGAKTLWNDPWSDVLQRTGVRTQGDLSFSGGGTNNTYYISGGYLNDQGIAIESGFKRYNVRANIDGKMKSWLNAGVNIAGSSTQQKYPQSEDSNTANIINFTRLVPSFYPYYERADDGSFVLDAQGNKVYDFGRYRPSGATPKSNLAASLPLDKNDIQRENLSTRAYLEAVISDNFKFRSTYSLDYLNSNTHDYQNPTIGDAVESKGYVYKSNVRTVGQTWNNILTFDKQFDLHHVNILAGQEYYAFNSANMNGSRQGFVLPGFYEPVAASQLNNFTGSSVDYRLLSFLGRAEYNYDNRYYFSTSLRTDGSSRFAPETRWGTFWSVGGSWKIAQENFLKDVSKLNQLTLRASYGGQGNDNLGTYYAYQGLYTIANSLGEGGTVTSRLPTPDLKWETNLNFNVGLDVAAFQNRVSMTVEYFNRQSKDLLFTMPMPLSTGFTGYDANIGSVQNRGVDIDIHTIPVLTENFRWNLDVNLSHYKNKVTALPDNNKSIVTGTRILRVGGSIDDFYMREWAGVNPENGLPQWYLADEQGNKTDQKTSEYGKAGNFVVGSSLPDIIGSVQNSFTYKNFDLAAMVSFSLGGKILDNDYVQLMHTGNNPGRAWSAEMLNHWTPENTVTDVPKLTTDNLSWTSASTRFLYDATYARLKNVSLGYSIPTEVTKRAGISKLRVFATAENLFTLYGHQGMDPEQTINGATYFRYPAMRTISGGVQVIF; this comes from the coding sequence ATGCAGTTAACGAACAAATATTTTCCATTATTAGCGACGGTCCTCACCGTTTCTAGCATGAGCCACCTTCATGCGCAGCAGCGTAATGTTCAAGGTAGGGTTACGGATGCGGTAACCGGCAAACCACTCGCAGCAGTAAGTGTTCAAGTATCCGGACAAAGTAGCGGCACGACCACCAATCAAAACGGTGAATTCACGCTTCAGAGCCCAACTTCCACTGATGCCCTTATCGAATTCTCTTATATCGGTTACGAAACCCAACGTGTGAAAGCAGATGGAGCAAACCTATCGATAGCCTTACAAATAACCAGTCAAAACCTCGATGAGGTTGTGGTCGTTGCTTACGGTACATCGAAGCGTTCCAATATCACGGGATCCGTGAGCACCATCAGTTCAAAAGCAATTGAAAATAGACAAGTGTCCAGTATTTCCAAGGCACTGGAAGGTCAGATCCCCGGATTACAATCTGTCGCATCATCAGGTCAACCTGGTACCGATGCGGCGATCAGGATCAGAGGTATCGGTTCGATCAATGCATCGAGCGCCCCTTTATTTGTAGTCGATGGCAATCCATTTGCAGGAGATATCAACTCCATCAACCCCAATGATATCCAATCCATCTCCGTATTGAAAGATGCCGCTTCAAGTGCACTTTACGGATCAAGAGGAGCAAATGGGGTGATCATCATCACTACAAAAAGCGGACGTTCTTCCGAAAATACGGCTATCAACCTCAATTTTACACAAGGCTATTCAGGCAGAGCGGTCCGCGATTACGACCAAGTATCTACCGATGATTATTTCCAAATGTATTGGGAAGCCTTACGCAATAAGAATCTAACAAACGGACTTACAGCAGCGCAAGCAGCGACCAATGCCACCAATAGCGTCATTACAGATCTGAACAAGAACCCTTACGGTTCGGCATTTCCGCAACCGGTTGGATTGGATGGTAAATTGGTACCCGGAGCCAAAACGTTATGGAACGATCCATGGTCAGATGTTCTACAACGTACGGGCGTCCGCACACAAGGCGACCTGAGTTTCAGTGGCGGCGGCACCAACAATACGTATTATATATCAGGAGGATACCTCAACGATCAAGGTATCGCTATTGAATCAGGTTTCAAACGTTACAATGTACGTGCAAATATCGATGGCAAGATGAAATCTTGGTTAAATGCAGGCGTCAACATCGCAGGTAGCAGTACCCAACAAAAATACCCACAATCCGAAGATAGCAATACAGCGAATATCATCAACTTTACCCGCTTGGTGCCTTCATTCTATCCTTATTATGAGCGCGCGGATGACGGTTCATTTGTGTTGGATGCACAAGGCAATAAAGTCTACGATTTCGGACGTTATCGCCCAAGTGGTGCGACACCAAAGAGCAATCTTGCCGCTTCACTACCTTTAGATAAAAACGATATCCAAAGAGAGAACCTCTCAACAAGAGCTTACTTAGAAGCTGTTATTTCAGACAACTTCAAATTTCGCTCTACCTATAGTTTAGATTACCTCAACAGCAATACCCACGACTATCAAAATCCAACCATAGGAGACGCTGTCGAGTCCAAAGGATATGTCTATAAGTCCAATGTGAGAACAGTAGGGCAGACCTGGAACAATATCTTGACTTTTGACAAGCAATTTGATCTGCATCATGTTAATATTTTGGCTGGGCAGGAGTATTATGCTTTCAACAGTGCCAATATGAATGGTAGCAGACAAGGATTTGTATTACCTGGATTTTACGAGCCTGTTGCAGCATCACAATTGAATAATTTCACAGGATCCAGCGTCGATTACCGACTGTTGAGTTTTCTAGGTCGTGCCGAATATAACTACGACAATCGTTACTATTTCTCCACATCCTTACGTACCGATGGATCATCACGTTTTGCACCAGAAACCCGTTGGGGAACATTCTGGTCAGTAGGTGGTTCATGGAAAATCGCACAAGAAAACTTCTTGAAAGATGTTTCTAAACTCAATCAGTTGACTTTACGTGCCAGTTACGGTGGTCAGGGTAATGACAATCTAGGTACCTATTATGCTTATCAAGGTCTTTATACCATTGCCAATAGTTTAGGCGAAGGCGGTACCGTAACCAGTCGTTTGCCAACACCAGATCTGAAATGGGAAACCAACCTGAATTTTAATGTTGGTTTAGATGTTGCTGCTTTTCAAAATCGCGTATCCATGACAGTAGAATATTTCAATAGACAGAGTAAAGATTTATTATTTACCATGCCTATGCCACTTTCTACAGGTTTCACAGGGTACGATGCTAATATTGGATCGGTTCAAAACCGAGGCGTTGATATCGATATCCATACGATTCCGGTGTTGACCGAAAACTTCAGATGGAACCTAGATGTCAATCTTTCGCATTATAAAAACAAGGTGACAGCACTTCCAGACAACAATAAATCCATTGTCACCGGTACACGTATTTTGCGCGTAGGCGGTAGTATCGATGATTTTTATATGCGCGAATGGGCAGGCGTCAATCCTGAAAACGGATTGCCACAATGGTATTTAGCGGATGAACAAGGTAATAAGACCGATCAAAAAACTTCCGAGTACGGTAAAGCAGGCAATTTTGTTGTCGGCAGTTCTTTACCCGATATCATTGGTTCGGTACAAAATAGTTTCACTTACAAGAACTTCGATCTAGCAGCCATGGTCAGTTTCAGTTTAGGCGGAAAAATATTGGACAACGATTACGTGCAATTGATGCATACCGGTAATAATCCCGGAAGAGCATGGAGTGCCGAAATGTTGAACCATTGGACACCAGAAAACACGGTAACCGATGTTCCAAAATTAACGACCGACAATTTGAGCTGGACTTCAGCTTCTACCCGCTTTTTGTACGATGCTACCTATGCCCGTTTGAAAAACGTAAGCTTAGGCTATAGTATCCCTACCGAAGTGACCAAAAGAGCAGGTATCAGTAAATTGCGCGTCTTTGCTACAGCAGAAAATCTGTTCACGCTTTACGGACACCAAGGTATGGATCCAGAGCAAACGATCAATGGAGCTACTTATTTCCGTTACCCAGCTATGCGCACCATTTCTGGCGGAGTACAAGTTATTTTTTAG
- a CDS encoding HAEPLYID family protein produces the protein MKLLYTILFSFTLCTYAYAQESEPNLPAKVKHAEPLYLDLMRDLGARKGEAEFNVGYGRGRYKNRSEHTSFIEYEWAAANRLGLEIEIPVLFAKDNFQHHTNRVEGIKLGTQYTFLVDEKHQTSLAIGYLHEMEFGKSAPDVRNTPLFGGFISSPFFIAAKRFNQISTLIYTGPEFEYNFKERDMNTNFALNASVHYMVPNSSNYLGIENDIRYAEGSWEYIMRPQVKLSLAHNFAVGLVCGLPIKSEEFQMDFLTRLIWEPNF, from the coding sequence ATGAAATTATTATATACCATTCTTTTTTCCTTCACCCTTTGTACTTATGCTTATGCACAAGAAAGCGAACCGAATCTACCCGCTAAGGTAAAGCATGCAGAACCCCTTTATTTGGATTTGATGCGTGATCTGGGTGCTCGAAAAGGAGAAGCCGAATTTAATGTCGGTTATGGGCGTGGCCGTTATAAAAATAGAAGTGAACATACTTCCTTCATTGAATATGAATGGGCTGCTGCCAACCGTTTGGGATTAGAGATCGAAATTCCGGTTCTTTTTGCAAAGGACAACTTCCAACACCATACCAATCGTGTAGAAGGTATCAAATTGGGAACCCAGTATACTTTTTTGGTAGATGAAAAGCATCAGACCTCATTAGCCATCGGTTATCTCCATGAAATGGAATTTGGAAAATCTGCTCCAGACGTTAGAAATACACCACTTTTTGGAGGATTTATCTCCTCACCATTCTTTATTGCTGCAAAACGTTTTAATCAGATCAGTACCTTGATCTATACCGGACCAGAGTTTGAATACAACTTCAAAGAACGGGATATGAATACCAATTTTGCACTCAATGCCAGTGTGCATTATATGGTGCCCAATTCGAGCAATTATCTGGGTATAGAGAACGATATACGGTATGCTGAAGGAAGTTGGGAGTACATCATGCGCCCACAGGTGAAGTTGTCATTAGCGCATAATTTCGCTGTAGGCCTTGTTTGCGGCTTGCCTATCAAATCGGAAGAATTTCAAATGGACTTTTTAACCCGGTTGATCTGGGAACCGAATTTTTAG
- a CDS encoding RNA polymerase sigma-70 factor: protein MSTVNNERLDFKQFYLSYKDKVYKYAFLHFKDEEMAADLVQEVFSKIWNKWDCLDAEQNVRAYLYTVSRNLVFDELRKIKVRLDYSLADKDGAKDIDNSNEESIAYKDLEKIYKEAISKLPKARLEVFLLSKEAFLNNQEIADQLGISINTVRDQLVKANKSVRQHILAHIKVSIALFIFLKIF, encoded by the coding sequence ATGTCAACCGTTAATAATGAGCGCCTAGATTTTAAACAGTTCTATTTATCTTATAAAGACAAAGTTTATAAATATGCCTTTTTACATTTTAAAGATGAGGAAATGGCGGCTGACCTTGTACAAGAAGTATTTTCTAAAATATGGAATAAATGGGACTGTCTGGATGCGGAACAAAATGTACGGGCTTACCTTTACACGGTATCGCGCAACCTTGTATTTGACGAACTCCGTAAAATAAAAGTGCGCCTGGACTATAGTCTAGCGGACAAAGATGGGGCTAAAGATATCGACAACTCTAACGAAGAATCTATCGCCTATAAAGATCTGGAGAAAATATACAAGGAAGCCATCAGTAAGTTGCCTAAAGCGCGATTGGAAGTTTTCCTACTCAGTAAAGAGGCTTTCCTAAATAATCAAGAGATAGCGGATCAGCTAGGAATATCCATCAATACGGTCCGTGATCAACTGGTAAAAGCCAACAAATCAGTCAGGCAACATATCCTTGCACATATCAAAGTCTCCATAGCCTTATTTATTTTTTTAAAAATATTTTAA
- a CDS encoding FecR family protein, with the protein MSQEELALLYKRFLSTEISERERELILTILQDCEENDLPTLEEVIMTHKDTVTLGADRSAEIFMEITGEHLSPSIRPFWKRKAVMGAAAALMITGLSFLFHLKNKEIAQVQTATAIAYVNETKFVKQIKLNDGSTVSLRQGAKLWVLSDFATDTVRRVQLLGEAFFEVSKQPEKAFVVVKSGGFDVRVLGTAFNLINTPHKNLLVLNHGKVLVNHGKQHAIVLPGQRAAFDKGKQTFHVVKTDTVQSNNWVNNLLSFEREPLQQIFKDLNNLHPEQRLRLNEKFEQEIFTGYLPANDLDKSLDILNKAFNTTIIYKHQ; encoded by the coding sequence ATGAGCCAAGAAGAATTAGCATTACTATATAAAAGATTTTTATCCACCGAAATTTCTGAAAGAGAACGTGAACTGATATTGACGATCCTGCAAGACTGTGAGGAGAACGATCTGCCCACACTGGAGGAGGTTATAATGACCCATAAAGATACCGTAACCTTGGGTGCAGATCGATCGGCCGAAATTTTCATGGAGATCACGGGTGAGCATCTATCGCCATCTATAAGACCATTCTGGAAAAGAAAAGCGGTTATGGGAGCTGCGGCAGCACTGATGATCACGGGTCTTTCTTTTTTATTCCACCTTAAAAATAAAGAGATTGCCCAGGTCCAAACAGCTACTGCTATCGCCTATGTAAACGAAACCAAATTTGTAAAGCAGATCAAACTGAACGATGGCAGTACCGTTTCCTTGAGACAAGGGGCCAAACTATGGGTACTATCCGATTTTGCTACCGATACCGTAAGACGGGTTCAATTGCTGGGTGAAGCTTTCTTTGAGGTCAGCAAGCAACCTGAAAAAGCTTTTGTTGTCGTAAAATCTGGTGGTTTTGATGTCAGGGTACTGGGTACAGCCTTCAACCTGATCAATACGCCACACAAGAATCTATTGGTGCTAAACCATGGAAAAGTATTGGTTAACCATGGCAAACAACATGCTATTGTGCTTCCTGGCCAAAGGGCGGCATTTGATAAAGGGAAGCAGACTTTCCATGTGGTGAAAACAGATACCGTGCAAAGCAACAATTGGGTAAACAACCTATTATCCTTTGAACGCGAACCCCTGCAGCAGATTTTTAAAGACCTAAATAACCTACATCCTGAACAGCGCCTACGTCTGAATGAAAAGTTCGAACAAGAGATTTTTACGGGATACCTACCTGCAAATGACCTCGATAAATCTCTTGATATCTTAAATAAAGCCTTTAATACCACAATTATCTATAAACATCAGTAA